A single window of Rhodobacteraceae bacterium S2214 DNA harbors:
- a CDS encoding mannitol dehydrogenase family protein, which produces MNSAVLHPIGATGYDRAACAVGVVHLGFGAFHRAHQAMYIDDYMDKSGDLNWGIAAVNLRGAEAGSFAAAADDVARHDGYFLKSYSPDGQVALRRVRSHVHFADWSADRTASEALLARGSVHLVTITVTESGYYTDPNGNLNRADPVIAAEMAGDQTQSVYGYLRAGLQARMDAGGAPLTIACCDNIRQNGKMLHRNLLAYLEACGDAVLHAWVADNVAFPCSMVDRITPRSTVELGVELTQLIGSEVASPIMAEDFIQWVLQDKAAGPMPDLAQAGVTVTPDVDPYEETKIRVLNGGHTALCYLAALEGVETFDAAMRVPHLHRHFRAFEADEVLPAITIDLPFSKADYLDQIDARFSNQAIGDTVARICADGMVKFPIFIRPTLEGCLKQGILPKNAIRSIASWHVFATHVAAGKIPFKYVEPSWDDLSAMLGTDAFITSRQLWGDLPETYPEFAETLRHDISELEQKWPV; this is translated from the coding sequence ATGAATAGCGCAGTTCTGCACCCAATCGGGGCGACGGGATATGACCGCGCAGCCTGTGCTGTGGGTGTCGTGCATTTGGGGTTCGGGGCGTTCCATCGGGCGCATCAGGCGATGTATATTGATGATTACATGGACAAATCCGGTGATCTGAACTGGGGTATTGCGGCTGTGAACCTGCGCGGTGCGGAAGCCGGGTCTTTTGCGGCGGCCGCAGATGATGTGGCGCGCCACGACGGGTACTTTTTGAAATCCTATTCGCCGGACGGGCAGGTGGCGTTGCGCCGTGTGCGGTCGCATGTGCATTTTGCAGACTGGAGCGCGGACCGGACAGCATCCGAGGCGTTGCTGGCGCGGGGTAGCGTGCATCTGGTGACGATTACGGTCACCGAAAGCGGCTATTACACCGATCCGAATGGTAATCTGAACCGCGCTGATCCGGTCATTGCAGCTGAAATGGCGGGTGATCAGACGCAAAGCGTTTACGGGTATCTGCGGGCTGGTTTGCAGGCGCGGATGGATGCGGGCGGTGCCCCTTTGACCATCGCGTGTTGTGATAACATCCGTCAGAACGGCAAGATGTTGCACCGCAATCTGCTGGCTTATCTTGAGGCCTGCGGCGATGCGGTGTTGCACGCTTGGGTCGCAGACAACGTGGCGTTCCCCTGTTCGATGGTGGACCGGATCACGCCGCGCAGCACGGTTGAATTGGGCGTGGAACTGACCCAGTTGATCGGGTCAGAGGTCGCGTCACCGATCATGGCCGAAGATTTTATCCAGTGGGTTTTGCAAGACAAAGCCGCAGGGCCGATGCCTGATCTGGCGCAGGCGGGTGTGACCGTGACGCCGGATGTGGATCCTTACGAGGAAACCAAAATCCGTGTGCTGAATGGCGGCCATACGGCCTTGTGTTATCTGGCTGCGTTGGAAGGTGTTGAAACCTTTGATGCGGCGATGCGGGTGCCGCATTTGCACCGCCACTTCCGTGCCTTTGAAGCAGACGAAGTGCTGCCCGCGATCACCATTGATCTGCCGTTCTCGAAGGCGGATTATCTGGACCAGATCGACGCGCGGTTTAGCAACCAGGCGATTGGCGATACGGTCGCGCGGATCTGTGCGGATGGCATGGTGAAGTTCCCGATCTTTATCCGCCCCACGCTGGAAGGCTGCCTGAAACAGGGCATCTTGCCGAAAAACGCGATCCGTTCGATTGCCAGCTGGCATGTGTTTGCAACCCATGTGGCGGCGGGCAAAATCCCGTTCAAATATGTGGAACCCAGCTGGGACGATCTGTCTGCCATGTTGGGCACGGACGCCTTTATCACATCGCGCCAACTCTGGGGCGATCTTCCTGAAACTTACCCTGAATTTGCCGAAACCCTTCGGCACGACATCTCTGAATTGGAGCAAAAATGGCCGGTTTGA
- a CDS encoding AraC family transcriptional regulator — MSIMVPKIELVDRTTRSIRYLEHGWPTDLCRWHAHEEYELHLVVATRGKAFVGDYIGDFEAGDLFLTGPNLPHNWITDKVWTEPVATRDMLVQFSHESFEKLAEGFPEFGEVRKMLTLAQSGVQFEGFNPTFARGHMESIRNNEGPERILAFIRFLVRLNEHAEKKVLSVSKLVQVQGGSKHARIGAVVDHIVANFKDDFSVGDAAEMAGMTQATFARNFTSVTGHKFVEFLTSVRVGQACSMLYASDATISDISFDAGFRNLANFNRHFLKMKGMTPSEYRDTARKDLSKPMETTS; from the coding sequence ATGTCGATAATGGTTCCAAAAATTGAGTTAGTAGATCGGACCACACGGTCGATCCGCTATCTTGAACATGGATGGCCTACGGATTTGTGTCGGTGGCATGCCCATGAAGAATACGAATTGCATCTGGTTGTGGCGACACGCGGCAAGGCGTTTGTGGGCGATTACATCGGCGATTTTGAAGCGGGTGATCTGTTCCTGACGGGGCCGAACCTGCCGCATAACTGGATCACGGATAAGGTTTGGACCGAACCTGTGGCGACCCGCGATATGCTGGTGCAGTTCAGCCATGAAAGCTTTGAAAAGCTGGCCGAAGGGTTCCCCGAATTTGGCGAGGTCCGCAAGATGCTGACGCTGGCCCAGTCTGGCGTGCAATTTGAAGGGTTCAATCCGACCTTTGCGCGCGGTCACATGGAATCGATCCGTAATAACGAAGGTCCTGAACGTATTCTGGCGTTCATCCGGTTCCTTGTGCGTTTGAATGAGCATGCGGAAAAGAAGGTCCTGTCGGTGTCCAAATTGGTGCAGGTTCAGGGCGGCAGTAAACACGCGCGGATCGGGGCTGTGGTGGATCACATCGTGGCCAACTTCAAAGACGATTTTAGCGTGGGGGATGCGGCTGAAATGGCGGGGATGACCCAAGCCACCTTCGCGCGCAATTTTACATCTGTGACGGGCCACAAGTTCGTTGAATTCCTGACGTCTGTGCGCGTGGGCCAAGCCTGCAGCATGCTGTACGCGTCGGATGCGACGATCTCGGATATCAGCTTTGATGCGGGGTTCCGCAATCTGGCGAACTTCAACCGTCACTTTCTAAAGATGAAGGGCATGACCCCTTCAGAGTACCGCGATACAGCGCGCAAAGACTTGTCTAAACCAATGGAGACCACATCATGA
- a CDS encoding DUF2934 domain-containing protein, which yields MTAIIENEALIRETAYLFWLEEGQPEGRDQEHWLRAVAAVNQPVAKTKAKPARKAAAKPRAAATKKTAKPKAKAKVAKTTK from the coding sequence ATGACTGCCATCATTGAAAATGAAGCGCTAATTCGTGAAACAGCATATCTGTTCTGGCTTGAAGAAGGTCAGCCAGAAGGTCGCGATCAGGAACATTGGTTGCGCGCCGTTGCCGCAGTAAACCAACCAGTTGCGAAGACAAAAGCGAAACCCGCACGCAAAGCTGCGGCGAAACCGCGTGCCGCTGCAACAAAGAAAACAGCAAAGCCGAAGGCGAAAGCCAAAGTTGCCAAAACCACCAAGTAG
- the glgB gene encoding 1,4-alpha-glucan branching protein GlgB, with protein sequence MTDLISKEDAGRIASGLHSDPFSVLGLHVVDGKVTIKAFHPEADAIDVIDVKSGRKVVSLDPVEHGLFAGVVARRKMSFAYRLRITKGPHVWDAEDPYRFGPVLGELDEHLIAEGAHQDLWKVLGAHVMDHDGVAGTHFAVWAPNAQRVSVVGDFNGWDGRRNPMRRRGQTGVWEIFMPALGEGEAYKYELIGPDGNLLPQKADPFGFGAEHPPKTASVVRKLDGHTWDDQTWMSKREALHRIDQPISIYEVHLGSWRRVPEENDRPLSYKEHAEQLVSYAKDMGFTHLELMPISEFPFDGSWGYQPVGLYAPTIRHGTLEEFRAFVEACHAAGLGLILDWVPGHFPEDAHGLGKFDGTPLYEHADRKEGFHPDWNTLVYNYGRAEVSNYLVANALYWLREHHIDGLRVDAVASMLYRDYSRKDGEWIPNKDGGRENLEAIEFLRRTNAMAYGEVPGIVTIAEESTAFPGVSAPVDHSGLGFGFKWNMGWMNDTLSYIEQDPIHRKYHHHKMTFGLHYAFSENFVLPISHDEVVHGKGSMIDKMSGQGDEKFANLRAYYGFMWGHPGKKLLFMGCEFAQGVEWNHNTSLDWHLTDTPLHGGVQNLVRDLNVLFRDTPALHQLDCKPEGFEWVEEGAAEESILAWIRKGKDGTPPVLVVSNFTPVERSGRRIGVPAPGRWIEKLNTDGARYGGGNRGNMGHADSEQIAASGRQHSVSLTLPPLSTLFFELDNSGTS encoded by the coding sequence ATGACGGATTTGATCAGCAAAGAAGATGCCGGCAGGATCGCGTCGGGCCTGCATTCCGACCCCTTTTCGGTTCTGGGTCTGCATGTCGTTGACGGCAAAGTCACCATCAAAGCGTTCCACCCCGAAGCGGATGCGATTGATGTGATCGACGTCAAATCTGGTCGTAAGGTGGTGTCCCTTGATCCTGTGGAACATGGCCTTTTTGCAGGGGTCGTGGCCCGTCGCAAAATGTCGTTTGCATACCGTTTGCGGATTACCAAAGGCCCGCATGTTTGGGATGCTGAAGACCCGTATCGCTTTGGTCCTGTCCTTGGCGAATTGGACGAACATCTGATCGCTGAGGGTGCGCATCAGGACCTTTGGAAAGTGCTTGGCGCGCATGTCATGGATCATGACGGTGTCGCTGGCACGCATTTCGCCGTTTGGGCCCCCAATGCGCAACGTGTTTCTGTTGTGGGTGATTTCAACGGCTGGGACGGACGGCGCAATCCGATGCGGCGGCGTGGTCAGACCGGTGTTTGGGAAATCTTCATGCCTGCTTTGGGCGAAGGGGAGGCCTATAAATACGAACTGATCGGACCAGATGGCAATCTGTTGCCGCAAAAGGCTGATCCGTTTGGATTTGGGGCAGAGCACCCGCCAAAAACTGCATCTGTTGTGCGCAAACTGGATGGGCACACTTGGGATGACCAGACATGGATGTCCAAGCGCGAGGCGCTTCACCGTATTGATCAGCCGATTTCGATTTACGAAGTCCATCTTGGGTCTTGGCGGCGTGTGCCAGAAGAAAATGATCGCCCGCTGTCCTACAAAGAACATGCTGAACAACTGGTCAGTTACGCCAAGGATATGGGTTTCACCCACCTTGAACTGATGCCGATTTCCGAATTCCCGTTTGATGGGTCGTGGGGCTATCAGCCTGTTGGTCTGTATGCGCCGACAATCCGGCACGGCACGCTTGAAGAATTCCGCGCTTTTGTAGAGGCGTGTCACGCCGCCGGTCTTGGTCTGATCCTTGATTGGGTGCCGGGACATTTCCCCGAAGACGCGCATGGTCTTGGCAAATTCGACGGCACGCCGCTGTATGAACATGCCGACCGCAAGGAAGGGTTTCATCCCGATTGGAACACGCTTGTTTACAACTACGGTCGCGCTGAAGTGTCGAACTATCTGGTCGCTAACGCGTTGTATTGGTTGCGTGAACACCACATTGACGGGCTGCGCGTCGACGCAGTGGCGTCCATGCTCTACCGTGATTATTCCCGCAAAGACGGCGAATGGATTCCCAATAAGGACGGCGGTCGCGAGAACCTGGAAGCGATCGAATTCCTGCGGCGCACCAACGCGATGGCCTACGGCGAAGTGCCGGGCATCGTGACGATTGCCGAAGAATCCACCGCCTTTCCGGGGGTCAGTGCACCTGTGGATCACAGCGGTCTGGGCTTCGGGTTCAAGTGGAACATGGGCTGGATGAACGACACGCTGTCTTACATCGAACAGGACCCGATCCACCGTAAATACCACCATCACAAGATGACATTTGGGCTGCACTACGCGTTCTCGGAAAACTTTGTGCTGCCGATTAGCCATGACGAAGTGGTGCACGGCAAGGGATCGATGATCGACAAAATGTCGGGGCAGGGCGACGAAAAATTTGCAAACCTGCGGGCCTATTATGGGTTTATGTGGGGGCATCCAGGCAAGAAATTGTTGTTCATGGGCTGTGAATTCGCGCAAGGCGTCGAATGGAACCACAACACGAGCCTTGATTGGCACCTAACCGATACGCCGCTGCATGGCGGTGTGCAAAATCTGGTGCGTGATCTGAACGTTTTGTTCCGCGACACACCTGCGCTGCACCAACTGGATTGCAAGCCGGAAGGGTTTGAATGGGTCGAAGAAGGCGCCGCAGAGGAATCGATCCTCGCGTGGATCCGTAAGGGCAAAGATGGCACGCCGCCGGTGCTTGTTGTCAGCAACTTTACCCCCGTTGAACGGTCTGGACGGCGCATTGGTGTGCCTGCACCGGGGCGTTGGATTGAAAAGCTGAATACCGATGGGGCCCGTTATGGGGGTGGCAACCGTGGCAACATGGGCCACGCGGATAGCGAACAGATTGCGGCATCCGGACGGCAGCATTCTGTGTCGCTGACATTACCGCCGCTTTCGACATTATTTTTTGAATTGGACAACAGCGGGACATCCTGA
- a CDS encoding glycogen/starch/alpha-glucan phosphorylase, whose protein sequence is MTAQTQPTVTVDSLQAEITRHLKLSIGKDPSHASVYDWRMSLSLALRDLVVEPWFASTRKTYEGQHKRVYYLSMEFLIGRLVEDVTINLDVEQTAIDAMAALGQDYKVVVADEPDAALGNGGLGRLAACFMDSLATLAIPAYGYGIRYEHGLFEQHFENGQQTESAEGWLAQRHVWEFERPEVAYKIHFGGYVSEEDGKANWHPAETVLASAYDTPVIGWKGQWANTLRLWAAKPVKLFDLESFNRGDYVGANAPERLARTISRVLYPDDTTQDGKELRLKQEYFFTSASIKDLLRRFLSEGHQITDLADHVAIQLNDTHPAIAGPELVRLLIDKHALPEKDAIELARKCLAYTNHTLLPEALESWPEDLFARILPRHHRIIQMIQHRHLEETGSDVRIIDHGNVKMGELAFVMAHKVNGVSALHSELVKETVFADLNTAYPNRIINQTNGITPRRWLYSCNPALRGLINDTIGTKWHADLEQLQDLNAHIDDAGFQEAFRAAKSANKDRMAAWLKDRNGVTLDTSAMFDIQIKRIHEYKRQHMNILETIALWNEIRDNPTADWTPRVKVFGGKAAPGYALAKSIIHLINDVAATINNDPVTRDKLQVVYPENYNVSMAEILIPASDLSEQISTAGKEASGTGNMKLSLNGSPTIGTLDGANVEIRDHVGHDNFFLFGLTAAEADAQRTDHGYARRAIEASPRLSRVLGQIAAGVFSGGDRYRYSDILHNLYENDYFLVSCDFDNYFAKQREVDAVYSDVTRWTRMAAANTAGMGWFSSDRTISGYAQDIWNAHSVT, encoded by the coding sequence ATGACAGCCCAGACCCAACCGACCGTGACTGTAGATAGTTTGCAGGCGGAAATAACCCGCCACCTGAAGCTGTCGATCGGGAAAGACCCATCACATGCGAGCGTTTATGACTGGCGCATGTCGCTGTCATTGGCTCTGCGTGATCTGGTGGTTGAGCCTTGGTTTGCGTCGACGCGTAAGACGTATGAAGGCCAGCACAAACGTGTTTATTACCTTTCGATGGAGTTCCTGATCGGTCGTTTGGTTGAAGACGTCACGATTAACCTTGATGTCGAACAGACCGCGATTGATGCGATGGCCGCTCTTGGTCAGGACTACAAAGTTGTGGTCGCGGACGAACCCGATGCCGCACTTGGCAACGGTGGCTTGGGTCGGTTGGCGGCCTGTTTCATGGACAGTCTTGCGACGCTTGCGATCCCTGCTTACGGCTACGGCATCCGGTATGAACACGGGTTGTTCGAACAGCATTTCGAGAACGGTCAGCAGACGGAATCCGCTGAAGGGTGGCTCGCGCAGCGTCATGTTTGGGAATTTGAACGTCCTGAAGTTGCTTACAAAATCCATTTTGGTGGCTATGTCAGCGAAGAAGACGGGAAGGCCAACTGGCATCCGGCAGAAACAGTTTTGGCGTCTGCTTACGACACGCCTGTCATTGGTTGGAAAGGGCAGTGGGCAAACACGTTGCGTTTGTGGGCCGCGAAGCCTGTGAAGCTGTTTGACCTCGAAAGTTTTAACCGCGGTGATTACGTGGGTGCGAACGCACCGGAACGGCTCGCACGGACGATTTCACGCGTTTTGTATCCAGATGATACGACTCAAGACGGTAAAGAATTGCGCCTGAAGCAGGAATATTTCTTTACCTCAGCATCAATCAAAGACCTGTTGCGCCGGTTCCTATCCGAAGGTCATCAGATCACGGATTTGGCGGATCACGTTGCGATCCAGTTAAATGATACGCACCCCGCCATCGCTGGGCCCGAATTGGTCCGGTTGTTGATCGACAAGCACGCGTTGCCGGAAAAAGACGCCATTGAACTGGCGCGCAAATGTCTGGCCTATACGAACCACACGTTACTGCCCGAAGCGTTGGAAAGCTGGCCTGAAGACCTGTTCGCCCGCATCTTGCCGCGGCATCACCGGATCATTCAGATGATCCAACACCGGCATCTGGAAGAAACCGGATCAGACGTGAGGATCATTGATCATGGCAACGTGAAAATGGGCGAATTGGCTTTTGTCATGGCCCATAAGGTGAACGGCGTCTCTGCGCTGCATTCCGAATTGGTGAAGGAAACTGTTTTTGCCGATCTGAACACAGCGTATCCGAACCGGATCATCAATCAGACAAACGGGATCACGCCGCGTCGGTGGCTGTATTCGTGTAACCCCGCTTTGCGTGGGTTGATCAATGACACGATTGGCACGAAATGGCATGCTGATCTGGAGCAACTGCAAGACCTGAACGCGCATATCGACGATGCCGGTTTCCAAGAGGCGTTCCGAGCTGCGAAATCCGCCAACAAGGACCGGATGGCTGCGTGGCTAAAAGATCGGAATGGCGTCACGCTGGATACATCCGCGATGTTCGACATCCAGATTAAACGTATCCACGAATACAAACGCCAGCACATGAATATTCTGGAAACCATCGCGCTGTGGAATGAAATTCGCGACAATCCAACAGCTGACTGGACCCCACGGGTGAAGGTGTTCGGCGGTAAGGCGGCACCGGGTTATGCGTTGGCGAAATCGATCATTCATCTGATCAATGATGTCGCCGCGACCATCAACAATGATCCCGTGACCCGCGATAAGTTGCAGGTCGTCTACCCTGAGAACTACAACGTTTCGATGGCCGAAATCCTGATCCCTGCCTCTGACTTGTCAGAGCAAATCTCGACCGCCGGTAAAGAAGCGTCCGGCACAGGCAATATGAAGCTGTCGCTGAACGGTAGCCCGACAATCGGAACGTTGGATGGGGCGAACGTTGAAATTCGCGACCATGTTGGTCACGACAATTTCTTCCTGTTTGGCCTGACTGCCGCCGAAGCAGATGCGCAGCGCACCGATCACGGGTATGCGCGTCGTGCGATTGAAGCGAGCCCGCGTTTGTCACGCGTTCTTGGACAGATCGCTGCTGGTGTATTTTCGGGCGGTGATCGCTATCGCTATTCCGACATTCTGCACAATTTGTACGAGAACGATTATTTCCTCGTGAGCTGTGATTTTGATAATTACTTTGCCAAGCAGCGCGAAGTTGATGCAGTGTATAGTGACGTAACCCGTTGGACTCGCATGGCTGCTGCCAATACCGCAGGCATGGGGTGGTTCTCATCGGATCGTACGATTTCTGGATATGCGCAGGACATTTGGAACGCGCATTCCGTCACATAA
- the glgC gene encoding glucose-1-phosphate adenylyltransferase — MDTESQRLAQQTMAFVLAGGRGSRLYELTDTRAKPAMYFGGKSRIIDFALSNAVNSGIKRIGVATQYKAHSLIRHLQRGWSFFRAERNESLDILPASQQLDNENWYKGTADAVAQNIDIIRGYGPKYILILAGDHIYKQDYSLMIKQHVESGADVTVGCIEVPRMEAAGFGVMKVGDNDQILDFIEKPADPPAMPGNPDMALASMGIYVFETEYLCELLKKDATNADSNNDFGGDIIPEIVKNGKAVAHPFSRSCVRSGLEEKPYWRDVGTVDAFWQANVDLTDFKPELDLYDNSWPIWTYSELTAPAKFIHNEKGRRGHAVSSMVSGGCIISGSTLDRCFLFTGVRTHSYSQLEGVVAMPYAEIHRRARLTNVILDRGVVIPEGLVVGENAKEDAARFRRTENGICLITQPMIDALDT; from the coding sequence ATGGACACTGAATCACAACGCCTCGCACAGCAAACTATGGCCTTTGTTTTGGCCGGCGGACGCGGAAGCCGATTATACGAGCTGACGGACACCCGTGCCAAACCCGCGATGTACTTTGGTGGTAAAAGTCGGATCATTGATTTCGCTCTTTCGAATGCCGTGAATTCCGGCATCAAACGCATCGGCGTCGCCACCCAATACAAGGCCCATTCCCTGATCCGTCACCTGCAACGCGGCTGGAGTTTCTTCCGCGCTGAACGGAATGAATCGCTCGATATTTTGCCTGCTTCGCAGCAGCTGGATAATGAAAACTGGTACAAGGGGACGGCTGATGCTGTGGCCCAGAATATCGACATCATTCGTGGATATGGTCCGAAATACATCCTGATCCTCGCGGGCGATCATATTTATAAACAAGACTATTCTCTCATGATCAAACAGCATGTCGAAAGCGGCGCTGACGTGACCGTTGGCTGTATCGAAGTGCCGCGCATGGAAGCCGCTGGTTTTGGTGTGATGAAGGTTGGCGACAACGATCAAATTCTTGATTTCATTGAAAAGCCAGCTGATCCGCCTGCAATGCCGGGGAATCCGGATATGGCGCTCGCCAGCATGGGGATTTACGTTTTCGAAACGGAATACCTGTGTGAGCTTCTGAAAAAAGACGCGACAAACGCCGATTCAAATAACGATTTTGGTGGTGATATTATCCCCGAGATCGTGAAAAACGGCAAAGCTGTCGCGCATCCGTTTAGCCGATCTTGTGTGCGGTCCGGGCTGGAAGAAAAACCCTATTGGCGCGACGTTGGGACGGTTGATGCGTTCTGGCAGGCCAATGTTGATTTGACTGATTTCAAACCGGAACTGGACCTTTACGACAACTCTTGGCCGATCTGGACCTATTCGGAACTGACCGCCCCTGCAAAATTCATCCACAACGAAAAGGGGCGTCGCGGTCATGCTGTGTCGTCGATGGTTTCAGGCGGGTGCATTATTTCGGGGTCCACGCTGGACCGCTGTTTCCTGTTCACAGGTGTGCGCACCCATTCCTATTCGCAGTTGGAAGGCGTTGTCGCCATGCCATACGCCGAAATCCACAGGCGTGCGCGTTTGACGAATGTGATCCTTGATCGCGGTGTTGTCATTCCTGAAGGGCTGGTTGTGGGCGAAAATGCGAAAGAAGACGCAGCCCGCTTCCGCCGGACCGAAAATGGCATTTGCCTGATCACCCAACCGATGATTGACGCGCTGGACACCTGA
- the ugpC gene encoding sn-glycerol-3-phosphate ABC transporter ATP-binding protein UgpC, producing the protein MAGLTLRDVRKSYGATQVMHGVDLDIDHGEFVVFVGPSGCGKSTLLRMIAGLEEITSGSVKIGDVEVNDVAASKRGVAMVFQTYALYPHMSVYKNMAFGLKQAKTDPAEIDRRVKAAAEILQLGDYLDRSPRNLSGGQRQRVAIGRAIVRDPEVFLFDEPLSNLDAALRVQTRLEIARLHERLGNTMIYVTHDQVEAMTLADKIVVLRDGRIEQVGSPIDLYERPDNAFVAQFIGSPKMNFFDGAELTDGAAAHLGKPADANVQVGLRPEHLTPSAENVVVEGKLELVENLGEYALVHLITAQGTEFIAKTEKPPHQAKGETIGFTIKPNLAHAFDKATGLRITS; encoded by the coding sequence ATGGCCGGTTTGACACTGCGCGACGTGCGTAAAAGCTATGGTGCCACGCAAGTAATGCATGGCGTTGATCTGGATATCGACCACGGCGAATTTGTCGTGTTTGTGGGTCCATCGGGCTGCGGGAAATCCACGCTGTTGCGGATGATCGCGGGTCTTGAGGAAATCACATCCGGGTCGGTGAAGATCGGTGATGTGGAAGTCAACGATGTGGCCGCGTCCAAGCGTGGCGTGGCGATGGTGTTCCAGACCTATGCGCTTTACCCGCATATGAGCGTGTATAAGAACATGGCCTTTGGTCTGAAGCAGGCCAAGACCGATCCGGCCGAAATCGACCGCCGCGTGAAAGCTGCCGCAGAAATCCTGCAGCTAGGTGATTATCTGGACCGGAGCCCGCGCAACCTGTCGGGTGGTCAGCGTCAGCGTGTGGCCATTGGTCGTGCGATTGTGCGTGATCCGGAGGTGTTCTTGTTCGACGAACCGCTGTCCAACCTTGATGCGGCCCTGCGCGTGCAAACCCGTCTGGAAATTGCGCGTCTGCATGAACGCCTTGGCAACACGATGATCTACGTGACCCACGATCAGGTCGAAGCCATGACACTGGCCGACAAAATCGTTGTGCTGCGCGATGGCCGGATCGAACAGGTCGGATCACCGATTGATCTGTACGAACGCCCCGACAACGCCTTTGTGGCGCAGTTCATCGGTAGCCCGAAAATGAACTTCTTCGATGGCGCGGAACTGACCGACGGGGCAGCAGCCCATCTCGGCAAACCGGCTGATGCCAACGTACAAGTCGGCCTGCGCCCCGAACACCTGACACCATCCGCAGAGAACGTCGTGGTCGAAGGCAAACTCGAACTGGTCGAAAACCTGGGCGAATACGCGCTCGTCCACCTGATCACGGCCCAAGGCACAGAGTTCATCGCCAAAACCGAAAAGCCACCCCACCAAGCCAAAGGCGAAACCATCGGCTTCACAATCAAACCAAACCTCGCCCACGCGTTCGATAAAGCAACAGGGCTGCGAATTACGAGCTAG